TGACCTAAAAGCAGATGCTAACTTTTCTTCCGAAACGAGTCGTGCTGCTTCTGCACGTTGGCGAAAACGTGCTTCCAGCATTAAAGATACTAAATTCCCCAAGGAACGAGCGAAATTCTGGTCTTCCAGTGTCCAATTATGAGCAATTCCTACTGCTTCCAGACATACAACTCCAACAGTCTTTCCCTCTAATCTAATGGGTGTATCGAGCAGCGAAGTAATGCCTAATGGGGTCAAGTAAGACTCCAAAAATTCCTTAGTTCTAGGATCAGTATGGGCATCGTCTGCGGCGATTATTTGGTCTTGCTGCAATGCTTGAAAATAAACTGGATAGTCAGCCGATGATAAGAAAAATCCTTCACTATGTTGATTTCGGCTCTGCTCAAATAGGTCAAGGCAGTGGATATCCATGCCTGTTTCGTCATACAGCCAGACGCTGGCTCGTTCCACTCCAATATTTTTAGCACCTGCTTGCGTGATTTCCTTTAAAGCTAGTTTCAAGTCCCCTTGATAAAGTGCTTGATTTTGTGCTAGTTGTACAAGCACTAAATTATGATTGCGAAGCTTGATAGCGCTTTCTTCTAGTACTTTCTCTACCTGTTGACGCTGTGTAATATTGCTAGCTGTGCCTATCACTCCTACAATCAAATCGTCCTCATTTCGTAAAGCGATCGCATTAAATATCAGATATATAGGGATACCATCTTTACTGATACAGGTTATTTCGTACTGAAAAATCGGTTCTCCTTGGAGAACGCGCCGGAATACAGCCCTAATTTGAGAAATTTGTGTGGGCGATATGAAATCAGTAAAAGCACGTCCAATTAACTCTTGAGGTTCGTAACCAGAACTCTGTTTAACGGCTTGGTTCACAAAGGTAATCAGTCCATCAGCATCCACTGACCAGATTAAGTCTTGGGATAACTCAACTAGTTGACGATATCTACTTTGACTCGCTCTCAAGGCAGTAATTTCTTTCAGTAAATTACTGCTATTAAGTTGTTTTTGTAGTCTTTGAATAGTAAGTTGATTTTCTACACGCAATAAAACTTCTTGAGCTTGTAATGGTTTATTGATATAGTCATATTTATTAATATTTAATCCTTTCAAGCTTTGATTTATTTCTTGGAAATCTCCCAAAAAAATTATTGAAATATCTTTACTACTATTAGAAATTAAATATTTATAAGCTTCATATTCTTCCCTATTTAGCATGGCAATATCTACTATAATCAAATCAGGATGAAAATTAAGTAGTCTATTAATTCCTAACTTTCCAGGGATTGCTGTTTGAATATAATAGCCTCGGTGATGTAAGATATCTGACAAAAAATTTACATCTTTCTGATTATTAAACAATAAAATTTTTTCTTTTGAATTAATTGTTAACATAAAATAATTTGTTTTTTTTTTAAATTCAAACACAAAGTTTTTAATAAAAATTATTAATTAGTTTGCTATATGAAGTTTAAGGTTTCTGCTTAGAAAATCCTGTGTAGTAATACATTTATTAAGTTATTTTAACTTCTAAACTTATATTTAATTTAGCCTTGAAAGCTAGGCTGGTGTTAAAAAACTTACAAAATATTTAAAGTTTCGTTCAATAGTCTATTGCTAGGCGATCGCCTAGCGTATAGTACCCAGAACTTTGACAAGCTGTCAAAGTATAGATGCCATTTCGTCAAATCAACTACGGCGAGTTAACCAACCTCTAGCAACAATTAATATACAAGTTATCCTGACAGGAAAATCAGAGGTATCTAGCTGACACAATTCATGCTGCCATTTAAATTCCAGTGCGCTGCACCCTAATGGCTTCGCTATATTAACGGTTAACAGGCAACGCTTAAAAGGAGTTAAAGAGATGGAAATTAAGCCAACCAACCCATCACTAGCACTCAAAGATATTCCTCCTGGGCATCTTAACATCATGGGTTACATCGATCAGTCAGAAGTCAACGGCCCTGGTTGTCGTGCTGTTGTTTGGGTGCAAGGTTGCCCCCGTGAGTGTCCTGGCTGCTTCAATCCTGACTCTTGGCCATTTGAGATTAACCAACTAATTGCAGTTGATACCCTTGCTGAAAATATTCTCCGCAACCCCCAAAACACAGGTGTAACGTTCTCTGGGGGAGAACCATTTTGGCAAGCATCTGCATTGGCATCTTTAGCTCAGAAGGTAAAAGCTGCTGGGTTAAATGTGATGTCGTTTACAGGTTTCACCCTTAAGCAACTACAGTCTGAATCTGCCCCGCCAAATTCCCAAGCATTGTTAGAACAACTTGATATTCTGATTGATGGGCCTTTTGTAGAATCATTAGCAATTAATTCTCCTAACTCCCCAGTTTCTTCTAGCAACCAGCGAGTTAATGTACTTAACCCCGCTTTTGCAGACCAAATTACTTGGGCAAGTGACCAGATAGAAGTCCACATCCTCAAGGATGGTAGCCGCATTGTTACTGGTTACCAAGGTGGATTGGAACTTATGTAATACCACTTTCAAAAATCTTGGCAATAAATGAATCATTAAGGGCGTACAGCTGTACGCCCCTAATGGTAT
This region of Nostoc sp. UHCC 0302 genomic DNA includes:
- a CDS encoding 4Fe-4S single cluster domain-containing protein — protein: MEIKPTNPSLALKDIPPGHLNIMGYIDQSEVNGPGCRAVVWVQGCPRECPGCFNPDSWPFEINQLIAVDTLAENILRNPQNTGVTFSGGEPFWQASALASLAQKVKAAGLNVMSFTGFTLKQLQSESAPPNSQALLEQLDILIDGPFVESLAINSPNSPVSSSNQRVNVLNPAFADQITWASDQIEVHILKDGSRIVTGYQGGLELM